A window from Micromonospora profundi encodes these proteins:
- a CDS encoding cupin domain-containing protein translates to MTDLDPPGGHSRPAVPSADATTALARCVSVEPAKFAAAYWGHTPLLSRAADLPDPAGFTDLLSPADADELLSRRGLRTPFLRVAKDGQIVPAARFTGGGGAGAEIGDQVLDERVLEQYAAGATLVLQGLHRIWPPVVDFARDLGLALNQPLQVNAYLTPAGSQGFATHYDTHDVFVLQVDGRKHWQIHPPVLPDPLEKQPWGGRADEVGATAQGPAALDVVLAPGDALYLPRGWLHSAQAQEASSLHLTVGVRALTRYALVEELLALAAEDQRLRASLPFGTDVADPEAIEPELTETVEALRDWLLRADPGAVAGRLRQRAWSAARPAPIRPLAQAAALDALDAESRLAPRPGLRWQLVPHGPDTVALRLFDRTITLPVACEPAARALLTGAVTRVGDLPGLPDDADRVTLARRLLREAVLVPA, encoded by the coding sequence GTGACAGATCTCGACCCGCCGGGCGGCCACAGCCGCCCGGCGGTTCCGTCCGCCGACGCCACGACGGCGCTGGCCCGCTGCGTCTCGGTGGAGCCGGCCAAGTTCGCCGCCGCGTACTGGGGCCACACGCCGCTGCTGTCCCGCGCCGCCGACCTGCCCGACCCGGCGGGCTTCACCGACCTGCTCAGCCCCGCCGACGCCGACGAGCTGCTGAGCCGACGCGGTCTGCGTACCCCGTTCCTGCGCGTCGCCAAGGACGGCCAGATCGTGCCGGCGGCCCGCTTCACAGGCGGTGGCGGCGCCGGCGCCGAGATCGGCGACCAGGTGCTCGACGAGCGGGTACTGGAGCAGTACGCCGCCGGCGCCACACTTGTGTTGCAGGGCCTGCACCGGATCTGGCCGCCGGTCGTCGACTTCGCCCGTGACCTCGGGCTCGCGTTGAACCAGCCGTTACAGGTCAACGCCTACCTCACGCCGGCGGGCAGCCAGGGCTTCGCCACCCACTACGACACCCACGACGTGTTCGTGCTCCAGGTCGACGGGCGCAAGCACTGGCAGATCCACCCTCCGGTGCTGCCCGACCCGCTGGAGAAGCAGCCCTGGGGCGGCCGTGCCGACGAGGTGGGCGCCACCGCGCAGGGCCCCGCCGCGCTGGACGTGGTGCTCGCTCCCGGCGACGCCCTCTACCTGCCGCGTGGTTGGCTGCACAGCGCCCAGGCGCAGGAGGCCAGCTCGCTGCACCTGACAGTGGGCGTGCGCGCGTTGACCCGCTACGCCCTGGTCGAGGAGCTGCTGGCTCTGGCCGCCGAGGACCAGCGGCTGCGCGCGAGCCTGCCGTTCGGCACCGACGTCGCCGACCCGGAGGCCATCGAGCCGGAGCTGACCGAGACGGTGGAGGCGCTGCGCGACTGGCTGCTGCGCGCCGACCCGGGCGCTGTCGCGGGCCGGTTGCGCCAGCGCGCCTGGTCGGCCGCCCGTCCGGCGCCGATCCGTCCGCTGGCCCAGGCCGCCGCGCTGGACGCCCTGGACGCGGAGTCCCGGCTCGCCCCGCGCCCCGGTCTGCGCTGGCAGCTCGTGCCGCACGGGCCGGACACCGTGGCGCTGCGCCTGTTCGACCGCACCATCACCCTGCCGGTCGCCTGCGAGCCGGCGGCCCGCGCGCTGCTCACCGGAGCCGTCACCCGGGTCGGCGACCTGCCAGGCCTGCCCGACGACGCCGACCGGGTCACCCTGGCCCGCCGACTGCTGCGCGAAGCGGTTCTGGTCCCGGCCTGA
- a CDS encoding trypco2 family protein: MDVTDDSVPVDELVSAVQNAVKRAGISSTDADRDLRVASVQLTLSAVATTKLGGGLDFRVPVIGWKVKVGVSHSRQRTHTIDITLVPEDLVGQHEVRDAAVEETLVDAITAIRAAVAAGTRGDDPLVLKAGTVELVFGVTDEGTISVGAEGELTDEVTNTLRIELVAAG, translated from the coding sequence ATGGACGTGACCGACGACAGCGTGCCCGTCGACGAACTGGTGTCGGCGGTGCAGAACGCGGTGAAGCGCGCGGGCATCTCCAGCACCGACGCGGACCGGGACCTGCGCGTCGCGTCGGTGCAGCTGACCCTCAGCGCCGTCGCCACCACGAAGCTGGGCGGTGGCCTGGACTTCCGGGTGCCGGTGATCGGTTGGAAGGTCAAGGTGGGCGTCAGCCACTCCCGGCAACGCACCCACACCATCGACATCACCCTCGTGCCTGAAGACCTCGTCGGCCAGCACGAGGTGCGCGACGCCGCCGTCGAGGAGACCCTCGTCGACGCGATCACCGCGATCCGCGCGGCAGTCGCCGCCGGCACCCGGGGCGACGACCCGCTGGTGCTCAAGGCTGGCACCGTGGAACTCGTCTTCGGCGTCACCGACGAGGGCACGATCTCGGTGGGCGCGGAGGGCGAGCTGACCGACGAGGTCACGAACACGCTCCGGATCGAGCTCGTCGCGGCGGGCTGA
- a CDS encoding CHAT domain-containing protein, whose amino-acid sequence MVSFFLSYHRDDSFVARLIDDALTVRFGHEGVIRAGSDDDEAEFGRWVDRLDVAAVIVVIGSGWRSGADRSVRAPDVVGRQIARAFAWGGPVVGVLVDDTEQPAEEELHPSLRPLADLRFWRIRLPSAYSDNRRLVDALAVTFDTDTDTDGPDVPVLRDEAPVRPAMPPPSPTAAVVYSTRAGDLKVVEPGTPGRSSFSDPTTYSARYEVDTDGHQALLHVLLPSKDFGRDFRASIAVEFRVTDPAQVVRCAVSDAVPPLRAFLVDTCRPVTRRFDVDEIGDAETAVRELLGPHLLAPGGFTLQAVRTRLSIEREIDPFQTSPRRITPAAKRPRLRPLSRRVRRHRRPAGNTRFTGRVTGPGAVFGVAVEEPQRLLVARAPAQVPVSQDLSVDVRFVTEGQPVHPDAATARLKSLVVLDAGTPVTVTVHAPAGLHAEGPLQQTVLIRPGEDPPPLRFGFGARTPGLHRVDVTAWAGGTFLAEVSVDVSVATGGPFRDGQPRGASLPAPHARPGEVTMEVRFDGTRYTFQLRSDHGVLFAPVVESVTNTPTAAVENAIRELQQVARGGSRDSPAMTRQVIRSAGIGLWSELVPREIQDQFWQVRGSMSAFTIATDYDVVPWELLHPLSAQQDAGFLVEQVPVVRRTYGQHATTAIGLDNPRFVLPAKAPTGAREEVAAIRAILGADDGEPITRADELLDLINSGSLGALHFACHNTFSADGSFIDLDGGRIRPALLTEASIRRPLQDSVPLVFINACRSAGVAPTYTRMLGWAQQFMASGAGAFVGTLWAVRSESSARFATAFYQALAEGETLGAAALAARTGQQDDPLDPTWLAYTVYGDPFATAA is encoded by the coding sequence ATGGTCAGCTTCTTCCTCAGCTATCACCGCGACGACAGTTTCGTGGCGCGGCTCATCGACGACGCGCTGACCGTCCGATTCGGGCACGAGGGCGTCATTCGCGCCGGTTCGGACGACGACGAGGCCGAGTTCGGGCGTTGGGTCGACCGGCTGGATGTGGCGGCAGTGATCGTCGTGATCGGATCGGGGTGGCGCAGCGGCGCGGACCGTTCGGTGAGGGCCCCAGACGTCGTCGGTCGGCAGATCGCGAGGGCGTTCGCGTGGGGCGGCCCGGTCGTTGGCGTGCTGGTGGACGACACGGAGCAGCCGGCCGAGGAAGAGCTGCACCCGTCGCTCCGACCGCTCGCCGATCTGCGGTTCTGGCGGATCCGCCTGCCGAGCGCCTATTCGGACAACCGTCGCCTCGTCGACGCCCTCGCCGTCACGTTCGACACAGACACAGACACCGACGGGCCCGACGTGCCGGTGCTGCGCGACGAGGCGCCGGTGCGGCCGGCCATGCCGCCCCCCTCACCCACGGCAGCCGTCGTCTACTCGACCCGTGCGGGTGATCTGAAGGTCGTCGAGCCGGGCACGCCGGGCCGGTCGTCATTCAGCGACCCCACCACGTATTCCGCGCGGTACGAGGTGGACACAGACGGGCACCAGGCCCTACTCCACGTCCTGCTGCCGTCGAAGGACTTCGGGCGCGACTTCCGGGCGTCGATCGCCGTCGAATTCCGGGTGACCGACCCGGCGCAGGTCGTCCGATGCGCGGTGTCGGACGCGGTGCCCCCGCTGCGCGCCTTCCTTGTGGACACCTGCCGACCGGTCACCCGGCGGTTCGACGTCGACGAGATCGGCGACGCCGAGACCGCCGTCCGGGAGTTGCTGGGTCCCCACCTGCTCGCACCGGGCGGATTCACCCTCCAGGCGGTACGCACCCGGCTGAGCATCGAGCGCGAGATCGATCCCTTCCAGACTTCGCCTCGGCGGATAACACCCGCCGCGAAACGTCCACGGCTGCGCCCGCTCAGCCGCAGGGTCCGCCGTCATCGTCGGCCAGCGGGCAACACCCGGTTCACGGGGCGCGTGACCGGTCCGGGTGCGGTCTTCGGGGTCGCCGTCGAGGAGCCTCAGCGGCTGCTGGTGGCACGCGCGCCCGCCCAGGTGCCCGTGAGTCAGGACCTGAGCGTCGACGTCCGGTTCGTCACCGAGGGCCAGCCGGTGCACCCGGACGCCGCAACCGCCCGGCTGAAGAGCCTCGTCGTCCTCGACGCCGGCACCCCCGTCACCGTCACCGTGCACGCACCCGCCGGCCTGCACGCCGAGGGGCCGCTCCAACAGACGGTGCTGATCCGGCCGGGTGAGGACCCGCCGCCGCTCCGGTTCGGCTTCGGCGCGCGTACCCCCGGATTGCATCGCGTCGACGTGACGGCCTGGGCCGGCGGCACCTTCCTCGCCGAGGTGTCCGTCGACGTGTCGGTGGCGACCGGCGGACCGTTTAGGGACGGGCAGCCGAGGGGGGCGTCGTTGCCGGCCCCGCACGCGCGGCCGGGCGAGGTCACCATGGAGGTCCGGTTCGACGGCACCCGGTACACGTTCCAGCTGCGCTCCGACCACGGTGTGCTGTTCGCACCTGTCGTCGAGTCGGTCACCAACACGCCCACGGCGGCCGTGGAGAACGCCATCCGGGAGCTCCAGCAGGTGGCCCGGGGCGGCTCCCGGGACAGCCCGGCAATGACCCGCCAGGTCATCCGGTCCGCCGGCATCGGGCTGTGGTCGGAGCTGGTGCCCCGCGAGATCCAGGACCAGTTCTGGCAGGTCCGGGGCAGCATGAGCGCCTTCACGATCGCCACGGACTACGACGTGGTGCCGTGGGAGTTGCTCCATCCGCTCAGCGCCCAGCAGGACGCCGGTTTTCTCGTCGAGCAGGTCCCGGTGGTACGCCGCACCTACGGGCAGCACGCGACCACGGCGATCGGCCTGGACAACCCGCGTTTCGTGCTCCCAGCCAAGGCGCCCACCGGAGCACGCGAGGAGGTCGCGGCCATCCGGGCGATCCTCGGCGCGGACGACGGCGAGCCGATCACCCGGGCGGACGAGCTGCTCGACCTGATCAACTCCGGGTCGCTCGGGGCCCTCCACTTCGCCTGCCATAACACGTTCTCGGCGGACGGCTCGTTCATCGACCTGGACGGCGGCCGGATCCGGCCGGCCCTGCTGACCGAGGCGAGCATCCGCAGACCGCTGCAGGACTCCGTACCGCTGGTCTTCATCAACGCGTGCCGCAGCGCGGGCGTGGCCCCGACGTACACCCGGATGCTCGGGTGGGCGCAGCAGTTCATGGCCTCCGGGGCCGGCGCGTTCGTGGGCACGCTGTGGGCGGTGCGCTCGGAGAGCTCGGCCCGCTTCGCGACGGCGTTCTACCAGGCGCTGGCCGAGGGCGAGACGCTCGGCGCGGCGGCCCTCGCGGCGCGCACCGGGCAGCAGGACGACCCCCTCGACCCGACCTGGCTGGCCTACACCGTCTACGGCGACCCGTTCGCCACCGCCGCCTGA
- a CDS encoding FtsK/SpoIIIE domain-containing protein, with amino-acid sequence MADRRGQFAARVRDTLAEALGATRTRLSAAQADLTTGRELLTRVRRAAAAVPERVGAQRDRRLAEIDSRYASRIAELARLAADAARREAPGCAGADWPGWQPTPTRRAEPPGALRIGTVRIDDVDPVPALVPLLDAGHVQLTGDDRAGCDAVVSALLLRAAGRAEPGAIRLIGYDPEHLGGGLAGFAPLGTAGLLTFVGPGGLGPLLDDLVEQVRRINETVLAGEHGSLRDLAAATGRRPEPWRVAVLLGGDELNRHERGQLDRVVRTGAACGVHLVVRGVPLPDDPTVTRVVADTSGTRIGGPSGLPVRLDPPPPATLVTETCRAVAAQVNAGPPPTPFDDLLPPPELMWREDSAGGLTAPIGSGPHGRPVRLTLGDYPPHALIGGPSGTGKTNLIFAWIGALAARYSPAELEFYLLDFKEGVSFARFAQGRRDPSWLPHMRLVGINVNTDREFGLALLRFLTEELRRRADAAKKHEVTKLAELRAVDPTGHWPRIVAVVDEFQMLLAGRDVVAREAADLLEDLARRGRSQGIHLVLASQDVRGIEALWGRPALVAQFALRIALPKALRILAERNDAAQSLPRWHAVVNAESGMVEGNEIAQIPAASDWETWSTLQHRLWRMRPSDAAPARLFDGDAVPRLAEAPDFRALDVPPDGRTPRNPVALLGEIIDVQARSAALRLPRAPGRNLAVLGTRVDEACAVLDAAARSLARQHPPGTARFSIACLDPDADPIARALYDDLADDAAWYDEETVGELMAETADGLTGPGSPHYLLLFAVDAAAGALAARAGRRTGLEQLRRILHDGPERRTHVLAWWRGVARMRADLGGPAARTDQIGAWVALDTHGGELGASLYPGTGGPDWYPRPWRGLFFDRAVHRTGQVIIPYGPAR; translated from the coding sequence ATGGCTGACCGGCGCGGCCAGTTCGCCGCCCGGGTCCGGGACACGCTCGCCGAGGCGCTGGGCGCCACCCGTACCCGGCTGTCCGCCGCCCAGGCCGACCTGACCACCGGGCGGGAGCTGTTGACCCGGGTCCGCCGTGCCGCCGCCGCCGTGCCGGAGCGGGTGGGCGCCCAGCGGGACCGCCGTCTCGCCGAGATCGACAGCCGGTACGCCTCTCGGATCGCCGAACTGGCCCGCCTCGCCGCCGACGCCGCCCGCCGCGAGGCGCCCGGCTGTGCCGGTGCCGACTGGCCGGGCTGGCAACCCACACCCACCCGACGGGCCGAGCCGCCCGGCGCGCTGCGGATCGGCACGGTCCGGATCGACGACGTCGACCCGGTGCCCGCGCTGGTGCCGCTGCTCGACGCCGGGCACGTCCAGCTCACCGGCGACGACCGCGCCGGCTGCGACGCCGTCGTGTCCGCGCTGCTGCTGCGGGCCGCCGGCCGCGCCGAACCGGGTGCCATCCGACTGATCGGGTACGACCCGGAGCATCTCGGCGGCGGCCTGGCCGGGTTCGCCCCTCTGGGCACCGCGGGGCTGCTCACCTTCGTCGGCCCCGGCGGGTTGGGCCCGCTGCTCGACGACCTGGTCGAGCAGGTCCGCCGGATCAACGAGACGGTGCTGGCCGGTGAGCACGGCTCGCTGCGCGACCTGGCCGCGGCGACCGGCCGGCGTCCCGAGCCGTGGCGGGTGGCGGTGCTGCTCGGCGGCGACGAACTCAACCGGCACGAACGCGGGCAACTCGACAGGGTGGTCCGCACCGGAGCCGCCTGCGGGGTGCACCTCGTGGTCCGGGGCGTACCGCTGCCGGACGACCCGACGGTCACCCGCGTGGTGGCCGACACGTCAGGCACCCGGATCGGCGGCCCGTCCGGCCTGCCGGTACGCCTGGACCCTCCGCCACCGGCGACGCTTGTCACCGAGACCTGCCGGGCGGTCGCCGCCCAGGTGAACGCCGGGCCACCGCCGACCCCCTTCGACGACCTGCTGCCACCGCCCGAACTGATGTGGCGGGAGGACTCGGCCGGCGGCCTGACCGCGCCGATCGGTTCGGGGCCGCACGGCCGGCCCGTACGGCTGACGCTCGGCGACTATCCGCCGCACGCCCTCATCGGTGGGCCGTCCGGCACCGGCAAGACCAATCTGATCTTCGCCTGGATCGGCGCCCTCGCGGCCCGCTACTCCCCCGCCGAGCTGGAGTTCTATCTGCTGGACTTCAAGGAGGGGGTGTCCTTCGCCCGGTTCGCCCAGGGCCGGCGTGACCCGAGCTGGCTGCCGCACATGCGGCTGGTCGGCATCAACGTCAACACCGATCGGGAGTTCGGGCTGGCGCTGCTGCGCTTCCTCACCGAGGAGCTGCGCAGGCGGGCCGACGCCGCCAAGAAGCACGAGGTCACCAAGCTGGCCGAACTGCGCGCTGTCGACCCGACGGGGCACTGGCCACGGATCGTCGCGGTGGTCGACGAGTTCCAGATGCTGCTGGCCGGCCGGGACGTGGTCGCCCGGGAGGCCGCCGACCTGCTGGAGGACCTGGCCCGGCGGGGTCGCTCGCAGGGCATCCACCTGGTGCTCGCCTCCCAGGACGTACGGGGCATCGAGGCGCTGTGGGGCCGTCCGGCGCTTGTGGCCCAGTTCGCGTTGCGCATCGCGCTGCCCAAGGCGCTACGGATCCTCGCCGAACGCAACGACGCGGCGCAGTCGCTGCCGCGCTGGCACGCGGTGGTCAACGCCGAGTCGGGCATGGTGGAGGGCAACGAGATCGCCCAGATCCCGGCGGCCAGCGACTGGGAGACGTGGAGCACCCTTCAGCACCGACTGTGGCGGATGCGCCCCTCCGACGCGGCGCCGGCCCGGCTCTTCGACGGCGACGCGGTCCCCCGGCTGGCCGAGGCGCCGGACTTCCGGGCGCTCGACGTGCCGCCGGACGGGCGTACGCCCCGCAACCCAGTGGCCCTGCTCGGCGAAATCATCGACGTGCAGGCCCGGTCGGCGGCGCTGCGGCTGCCCCGCGCACCGGGCCGCAACCTCGCGGTACTGGGCACCCGTGTCGACGAGGCGTGCGCGGTGCTGGACGCGGCGGCCCGGTCACTGGCCCGCCAGCACCCGCCGGGCACCGCCCGTTTCTCCATCGCCTGCCTGGACCCGGACGCCGACCCGATCGCCCGCGCGCTCTACGACGACCTTGCCGACGACGCCGCCTGGTACGACGAGGAGACCGTCGGCGAGCTGATGGCCGAGACCGCCGACGGGCTCACCGGCCCCGGCAGCCCGCACTATCTGCTGCTGTTCGCCGTCGACGCGGCCGCCGGGGCGCTGGCGGCGCGGGCCGGACGGCGTACCGGCCTGGAGCAGTTGCGCCGGATCCTGCACGACGGGCCGGAGCGGCGGACCCACGTGCTGGCCTGGTGGCGGGGCGTGGCCCGGATGCGCGCCGACCTGGGTGGCCCGGCCGCCCGCACCGACCAGATCGGCGCCTGGGTGGCGCTCGACACGCACGGCGGCGAGCTGGGCGCGTCGCTCTATCCGGGCACCGGCGGCCCGGACTGGTATCCCCGCCCGTGGCGAGGGCTCTTCTTCGACCGGGCGGTGCACCGCACCGGACAGGTGATCATCCCCTATGGACCGGCCCGATGA
- a CDS encoding ATP-dependent Clp protease ATP-binding subunit, protein MMGPGDAGSDPWDEFLARYFGRGEGGRRPPHRVDITRLMTADAREMLADAARRAAQRQSNDLDTDHLLWAALQREPLRDLVSRAGADPDTLLNALGGKGDSAPRGEVPPNLSLTPAAKRALLDAHQLSRAMGANYIGPEHILMALPLNPESPAGRMLAAGRIQPESLQAANAERGPMNGPKPDRGTPTLDQYGQDLTDLARADQIDPVIGRADEIEQAVEILSRRTKNNPVLIGEAGVGKTAIVEGLAERICDGDVPQTLLGKRVVQLDLAGLVAGTRYRGDFEERLKKVIDEIRAHRDELIIFLDEIHTLVGAGGAGSEGGMDASNMLKPALARGELRVIGATTLDEYRKSIEKDAALARRFQPVLVPEPDVDDTIAILRGLRDRYEAHHQVRFTDEALVAAAELSDRYVTDRFLPDKAIDLIDQAGARVRLRTRTPASDVRDLERELDEVRRDKEQAVSDEQYERASALRDRIGELEEEIRRANGDDGNSSQVPEVGPREIAEVVSRATGIPVSQLTEEERDRLLRLEGHLHEKVVGQDDAVTAVAEAVRRSRAGLADPDRPMGSFLFLGPTGVGKTELARALAEALFGEADRMVRVDMSEFQERHTVSRLVGAPPGYVGYEEAGQLTEAVRRRPYAVVLLDEIEKAHPDVFNILLQVLDDGRLTDSQGRTVNFKNTVLIMTSNLGSELITGSQRSVGFGTGAPGSEQESNELRERLMRRLQENFRPEFLNRIDETIIFRRLEAEQLRQITGLLLEETRRRLHAQDIQVEFTTAAKDWLAEHGYQPEFGARPLRRVIQREVDNHLSRMLLESAISPGQKVVVDARDGQLAFDVRAGERGYTAATTSHPR, encoded by the coding sequence ATGATGGGACCCGGTGACGCTGGCTCCGACCCGTGGGACGAGTTCCTGGCCCGGTACTTCGGCCGGGGTGAGGGAGGACGCCGGCCGCCACACCGGGTGGACATCACCCGACTCATGACCGCCGACGCGCGGGAGATGCTTGCCGACGCGGCCCGGCGTGCCGCACAACGGCAGAGCAACGACCTGGACACCGACCACCTGCTCTGGGCGGCGCTGCAACGCGAACCCCTGCGGGATCTGGTGAGCCGGGCCGGCGCCGACCCGGACACCCTGCTCAACGCGCTCGGCGGGAAGGGTGACAGCGCGCCGCGCGGGGAGGTGCCGCCCAACCTGTCGTTGACCCCCGCCGCCAAGCGGGCGCTGCTCGACGCCCACCAGCTGTCCCGGGCGATGGGCGCCAACTACATCGGCCCCGAGCACATCCTGATGGCGCTGCCGCTCAACCCGGAGTCGCCGGCCGGCCGGATGCTTGCCGCCGGCCGGATCCAGCCCGAGTCGTTGCAGGCCGCCAACGCCGAGCGCGGGCCGATGAACGGGCCGAAGCCCGACCGCGGCACCCCCACCCTGGACCAGTACGGGCAGGACCTCACCGATCTGGCCCGCGCCGACCAGATCGACCCGGTGATCGGGCGGGCCGACGAGATCGAGCAGGCGGTGGAGATCCTGTCGCGGCGGACCAAGAACAACCCGGTCCTGATCGGTGAGGCAGGCGTCGGCAAGACCGCGATCGTCGAGGGTCTCGCCGAGCGGATCTGCGACGGTGACGTGCCGCAGACCCTGCTCGGCAAGCGGGTGGTCCAGCTGGACCTGGCCGGCCTCGTGGCCGGCACCCGCTACCGGGGCGACTTCGAGGAGCGGCTCAAGAAGGTGATCGACGAAATCCGGGCGCACCGCGACGAACTGATCATCTTCCTGGACGAGATCCACACCCTGGTCGGTGCCGGCGGGGCTGGCAGCGAGGGCGGCATGGACGCCTCCAACATGCTCAAGCCCGCGCTGGCCCGGGGCGAGCTGCGGGTGATCGGCGCGACAACGCTCGACGAGTACCGCAAGAGCATCGAGAAGGACGCCGCGCTGGCCCGCCGGTTCCAGCCGGTGCTGGTGCCCGAGCCCGACGTCGACGACACGATCGCCATCCTGCGCGGCCTGCGCGACAGGTACGAGGCCCACCACCAGGTGCGGTTCACCGACGAGGCGCTCGTCGCCGCCGCCGAACTGTCCGACCGGTACGTCACCGACCGGTTCCTGCCGGACAAGGCCATCGACCTGATCGACCAGGCCGGTGCCCGGGTCCGGCTGCGCACCCGCACGCCCGCCTCCGACGTGCGGGATCTGGAACGCGAGCTCGACGAGGTACGCCGGGACAAGGAACAGGCAGTCAGCGACGAGCAGTACGAGCGGGCCTCGGCGCTTCGCGACCGGATCGGTGAGCTGGAGGAGGAGATCCGCCGCGCGAACGGTGACGACGGCAACTCCTCGCAGGTGCCCGAGGTGGGTCCCCGGGAGATCGCCGAGGTGGTCTCCCGGGCCACCGGCATCCCGGTCAGCCAGCTCACCGAGGAGGAGCGGGACCGGCTGCTGCGCCTGGAGGGGCACCTGCACGAGAAGGTGGTCGGCCAGGACGACGCGGTCACCGCCGTCGCCGAGGCGGTCCGCCGCTCCCGCGCCGGGCTTGCCGACCCGGACCGCCCGATGGGCAGCTTCCTGTTCCTCGGCCCCACAGGCGTCGGCAAGACCGAGTTGGCCCGCGCCCTGGCCGAGGCGCTGTTCGGTGAGGCCGACCGGATGGTCCGGGTGGACATGAGCGAGTTCCAGGAGCGGCACACTGTCAGCCGACTCGTCGGCGCCCCACCCGGGTACGTCGGCTACGAGGAGGCTGGCCAGCTCACCGAGGCGGTACGCCGTCGCCCGTACGCGGTCGTGCTGCTCGACGAGATCGAGAAGGCCCACCCGGACGTGTTCAACATCCTGCTCCAGGTGCTCGACGACGGGCGGCTCACCGACAGTCAGGGCCGGACGGTGAATTTCAAGAACACCGTACTGATCATGACAAGCAACCTCGGCTCCGAGCTGATCACGGGCAGTCAGCGCAGCGTCGGGTTCGGCACCGGTGCGCCGGGCAGTGAACAGGAGAGCAACGAGCTGCGGGAGCGGCTGATGCGCCGCCTCCAGGAGAACTTCCGTCCGGAGTTCCTCAACCGCATCGACGAGACCATCATCTTCCGGCGGCTGGAGGCCGAGCAGCTGCGCCAGATCACCGGACTGCTGCTGGAGGAGACCCGCCGCAGGCTGCACGCGCAGGACATCCAGGTGGAGTTCACCACCGCCGCCAAGGACTGGCTCGCCGAGCACGGCTACCAGCCGGAGTTCGGCGCCCGCCCACTGCGCCGGGTGATCCAGCGGGAGGTGGACAACCACCTGTCCCGGATGCTGCTGGAGTCGGCGATCTCGCCCGGGCAGAAGGTCGTCGTGGACGCCCGCGACGGGCAGCTCGCCTTCGACGTGCGCGCGGGGGAGCGGGGCTACACCGCCGCCACGACCTCGCATCCACGATGA
- a CDS encoding DUF3140 domain-containing protein, producing MVRETRLDPEVEVLWEDFHAEVNVPSEKLRSWLLTRGSGEEAFGSNPDLDLPQPGREILKVLNKRKVDLTPDDIEVMREAVERIRELMDAKPPRGNADDSWRHSLLDLGHDPLVER from the coding sequence ATGGTACGCGAAACGCGGCTCGACCCCGAGGTGGAAGTGCTCTGGGAGGACTTCCACGCCGAGGTGAACGTCCCGTCGGAGAAGCTGCGCAGTTGGCTGCTGACCCGGGGCTCCGGCGAGGAGGCGTTCGGGTCCAACCCGGACCTCGACCTGCCCCAGCCCGGCCGGGAGATCCTCAAGGTGCTCAACAAGCGCAAGGTCGACCTCACCCCGGACGACATCGAGGTGATGCGGGAGGCCGTCGAGCGGATCCGCGAGCTGATGGACGCCAAGCCGCCCCGCGGCAACGCCGACGACAGCTGGCGGCACTCCCTGCTCGACCTGGGCCACGATCCACTCGTCGAACGCTGA
- a CDS encoding LysR family transcriptional regulator, which yields MNLELRHLRVVCAIAETGSVTKAASALGLAQPALTAQLQRIERTLGGPLFDRDRRGARPTALGELVLARARVLLPAMKGLQDEAARLAGANTAPRGYRLGGVNSPILGRLVHRLAAEQPPAQITTYASWSVDELAQLVAGGRLDFALAGVCGDATPSAEFGLSWREVAVDPVLVLLPETHPLAERDEVRLADLRHEQWVAAPGDGCFSDCFATACARAGFTPRKVYETDIRGCVDLVDAGVAVALCQATFRPVAGLVTRRLAGVPLRWRLLLGWHPDSLAARDAELLLATAKAAYTDSLAPHPTYLDWLVRNPGFGVRQPSEV from the coding sequence ATGAACCTGGAGCTGCGACACCTGCGGGTGGTCTGTGCGATCGCGGAGACAGGGAGCGTGACCAAGGCGGCGTCGGCGCTGGGGCTCGCCCAGCCAGCGCTCACCGCCCAGCTCCAGCGGATCGAACGGACCCTGGGCGGGCCGTTGTTCGACAGGGACCGGCGCGGGGCACGACCCACCGCGCTCGGTGAGCTGGTGCTCGCCCGCGCCCGGGTGCTGCTACCGGCGATGAAGGGCCTACAGGACGAGGCGGCCCGGCTTGCCGGCGCCAACACGGCACCCCGCGGTTACCGCCTGGGTGGGGTGAACAGCCCGATCCTGGGCAGGTTGGTGCACCGCCTGGCCGCCGAGCAGCCGCCGGCCCAGATCACCACGTACGCCTCCTGGTCGGTGGACGAGCTGGCGCAGTTGGTGGCAGGTGGGCGGTTGGACTTCGCGCTCGCCGGCGTGTGCGGTGACGCCACCCCGTCGGCCGAGTTCGGGTTGAGCTGGCGCGAGGTGGCCGTCGACCCGGTGCTGGTGCTGCTTCCCGAGACCCACCCGCTCGCCGAGCGCGACGAGGTGCGGCTGGCCGACCTGCGCCACGAGCAGTGGGTGGCCGCGCCCGGCGACGGCTGTTTCAGCGACTGCTTCGCGACCGCCTGCGCCCGCGCCGGCTTCACACCCCGCAAGGTGTACGAGACCGACATCCGCGGCTGCGTGGACCTGGTGGACGCCGGTGTGGCGGTGGCTCTCTGCCAGGCGACGTTCCGGCCGGTGGCCGGCCTGGTGACCCGCCGGCTGGCCGGTGTGCCGTTGCGGTGGCGGTTGCTGCTGGGGTGGCACCCCGACTCGCTGGCGGCACGCGACGCCGAGTTGCTGTTGGCCACTGCCAAGGCGGCGTACACCGACTCGCTGGCGCCGCACCCCACCTACCTGGACTGGCTGGTGCGCAATCCCGGGTTCGGCGTCCGGCAGCCCAGCGAGGTCTGA